Proteins from a genomic interval of Zingiber officinale cultivar Zhangliang chromosome 2A, Zo_v1.1, whole genome shotgun sequence:
- the LOC122041826 gene encoding translation initiation factor IF-2, chloroplastic-like produces the protein MVSLGSAMLVSPVVFEVSPTAVVVGRIHVVGVRSGSSLSSRQCRRFGGRVYRCMVTTNLIEERGIPSSLHGDADLILKPAPKPLLKARPNGPENPPTSLEDREKVVETLGEVLEKVEKLEKTANAVRTRGKETKDNGVPNGSSEQVRPQNATPSTRKSSTGKSVWRKGNPVASVQAVVKGTNVSGTPAVAPVKPRLQAKPAVLSPTQKERKPILIDKFASKKPAVDPIAAAAMIPAPLKPAKGSLTSKVKDERRKKSGVTSGLRRQLAEDGEIEEEASEFSVPIPGVMKPRKGRKWSKASRKAARLEAAKAAEPVKVEILEVGEEGLFMEELAYNLAVSEGDILSFLFSRGVKPDAVHILDKDMVKMICKEYDVEVIEVDPVRVEEMAKKAEVLDEEDLDVLEDRPPMITIMGHVDHGKTTLLDYIRKSRVVASEAGGITQGIGAYKVLVPFDGKPQPCIFLDTPGHEAFGAMRARGARVTDIAIIVVAADDGVRPQTNEAIAHAKAAGVPIIVAINKVDKDGANPDRVMQELSSVGLMPEIWGGDIPMVKISALKGENIDELLETVMLVAELQDLKANPKRNAKGTVIEAGLDKAKGVVASLIVQNGTLKKGDIVVCGEAFGKVRAMFDDRGDRVDEAGPSMAVQVIGLNNVPIAGDEFEAVETLDVARERAEIRAESLRVTRISAKAGETKVTLSSIASSVAMGKQTDLHMHQLNIILKVDVQGSIEAVRQALRVLPQDSVNLKFLLQAPGEVSASDVDLAAVSEAIIFGFNVKAPGSVKSYADKKNVEIRLYRVIYDLIDDMRNAMEGLLEPVEEQIQIGAGEVRAAFGSGSGRVAGCMITEGKVVKECGVRVIRNRKIVHIGTVDSLRRVKEDVKEVGAGLECGIGVDDFDDWEAGDIIEAFNTVKKQRTLEEASASVTAALARAGVGL, from the exons ATGGTTTCTTTGGGAAGCGCGATGCTAGTCTCCCCGGTCGTCTTCGAGGTCTCGCCCACCGCCGTCGTCGTCGGGAGGATCCACGTTGTTGGGGTTAGGTCTGGTTCCTCCCTCAGCTCGAGGCAATGCCGTCGCTTCGGAGGCCGTGTCTACAGGTGCATGGTGACCACTAACCTAATCGAGGAGAGGGGAATTCCGTCTTCCCTGCACGGGGACGCCGATCTCATTCTCAAGCCTGCCCCCAAGCCTTTACTGAAAGCACGCCCCAACGGCCCTGAAAATCCTCCGACCTCATTGGAAGACCGAGAGAAAGTCGTAGAAACTCTTGGCGAGGTTTTAGAGAAGGTAGAAAAGCTCGAGAAGACCGCGAATGCAGTGAGAACTCGTGGTAAAGAGACCAAGGATAATGGCGTGCCCAATGGCAGCTCCGAACAAGTTAGGCCGCAGAATGCAACTCCATCTACAAGGAAGTCGAGCACTGGTAAGAGTGTTTGGCGGAAAGGGAATCCTGTCGCAAGCGTGCAAGCGGTGGTTAAAGGAACAAATGTGTCGGGAACTCCTGCAGTAGCCCCTGTCAAGCCAAGGCTGCAAGCAAAACCTGCTGTTCTTTCACCTACACAGAAGGAGAGAAAACCCATTCTTATAGATAAATTCGCATCGAAGAAGCCGGCTGTGGATCCGATTGCAGCTGCAGCAATGATACCAGCCCCTTTGAAGCCGGCGAAAGGATCCTTGACATCCAAAGTCAAAGATGAGCGTCGCAAGAAATCAGGTGTTACTAGTGGTTTGCGTAGACAGTTGGCGGAAGATGGTGAGATAGAAGAGGAAGCTTCAGAGTTCAGTGTACCTATCCCTGGGGTCATGAAACCAAGGAaaggaagaaaatggagcaaggcGAGCCGTAAAGCTGCAAGACTCGAAGCAGCTAAAGCTGCAGAACCTGTAAAAGTTGAGATACTTGAGGTGGGTGAAGAGGGTTTGTTCATGGAAGAATTAGCATATAATTTGGCCGTTAGCGAAGGAGATATTCTTTCATTTCTATTCTCAAGGGGGGTCAAGCCTGATGCAGTCCACATTCTAGATAAAGACATGGTTAAAATGATATGCAAGGAATATGATGTGGAAGTAATTGAAGTCGATCCAGTTAGAGTGGAAGAGATGGCAAAGAAAGCAGAAGTACTCGATGAGGAAGACTTGGACGTGCTAGAAGACAGGCCTCCTATGATTACAATCATGGGGCATGTGGATCATGGGAAG ACCACATTGCTGGACTATATCCGAAAGAGCAGG GTGGTAGCATCAGAAGCAGGCGGAATAACCCAAGGTATTGGAGCATACAAGGTTCTTGTCCCATTTGATGGGAAGCCTCAGCCATGCATATTTCTTGATACTCCAGGCCATGAG GCATTTGGTGCAATGAGAGCACGCGGAGCAAGAGTAACTGACATTGCAATCATTGTAGTAGCTGCTGATGATGGAGTCCGCCCGCAAACTAATGAGGCAATTGCTCATGCGAAGGCGGCTGGCGTGCCAATTATCGTAGCCATCAACAAG GTAGATAAGGATGGAGCAAATCCAGATAGGGTAATGCAAGAGTTATCGTCTGTTGGACTTATGCCAGAAATTTGGGGTGGTGACATTCCTATGGTTAAG ATCAGTGCTCTTAAAGGAGAGAACATCGACGAATTGCTGGAAACTGTAATGCTTGTCGCAGAG CTGCAAGACTTGAAAGCCAATCCAAAGAGAAATGCTAAAGGCACTGTTATAGAAGCAGGTCTTGATAAAGCAAAGGGAGTTGTCGCCTCACTTATTGTGCAAAATGGAACCCTTAAAAAGGGTGACATTGTCGTTTGCGGTGAAGCTTTTGGAAAG GTGCGTGCTATGTTTGATGATAGGGGAGATCGTGTTGATGAAGCTGGACCATCAATGGCTGTACAG GTTATTGGTTTGAATAATGTACCTATTGCTGGTGATGAGTTTGAGGCCGTCGAAACCCTTGATGTTGCACGTGAAAGAGCAGAAATTCGTGCAGAATCATTAAGAGTTACAAGGATATCTGCAAAGGCGGGGGAAACAAAGGTCACCCTATCTTCCATTGCTTCTTCTGTTGCAATGGGAAAACAAACTGATCTACATATGCATCAGCTGAACATCATTTTAAAGGTTGATGTTCAG GGTTCAATCGAAGCCGTCAGACAAGCTCTTCGAGTGCTCCCTCAAGACAGCGTTAACTTGAAGTTCCTCCTCCAAGCTCCTGGGGAGGTTAGCGCTAGCGATGTCGACCTGGCTGCTGTTTCTGAGGCCATTATATTTGGTTTCAACGTAAAAGCACCTGGCTCAgtgaagagttatgctgacaagaAGAACGTCGAGATTCGATTGTATAGAGTTATCTATGACCTTATTGACGACATGAGAAATGCAATGGAAGGACTTCTAGAGCCAGTCGAG GAGCAAATACAAATAGGAGCAGGAGAAGTTCGAGCAGCATTCGGTAGCGGCAGTGGACGAGTTGCTGGATGCATGATCACTGAAGGAAAGGTAGTGAAAGAATGTGGTGTCCGTGTTATTCGAAACAGGAAGATAGTTCACATTGGTACAGTTGATTCTTTGAGGCGGGTGAAAGAAGATGTAAAAGAG GTTGGTGCTGGACTCGAGTGTGGTATCGGTGTCGATGATTTTGACGATTGGGAAGCCGGAGACATTATAGAGGCCTTTAATACAGTGAAGAAACAGCGCACGCTCGAAGAAGCATCTGCTTCAGTCACAGCCGCATTAGCTAGAGCTGGTGTTGGTCTGTGA
- the LOC122041827 gene encoding glycerol-3-phosphate acyltransferase RAM2-like, with the protein MERGESIAFELEGALLASGSLFPYFMLVCLEAGAGGPLRAVVLLLAAPLLRLLELAGLEAAAVSAMIFLSTAGLRVDDLKAVAKATLPKFFMEDLQRGALREFLAEGCSGGGAAALRYVATALPRAMAEPFLREYLDADGVLGTELRTCMGFYTGLTSAAGVMDGERRLEALRVATAGTSVITVGARRKHPHQSSLSFYAKQPWTPPEDPKQPRPRSEYPRPLIFHDGRLVQRPTPLDFLTVLVWLPFGIFLAVLRVLIGLLAPRTLTIMGLAATGMRIEIQGHQAHLDANSTMVKGSGSHTLFVCNHRTLLDPVLVSIVLQRKLTALTYSLSRLSEVISPIPTVRLARDRLQDGVKMRSLVEQGDVIVCPEGTTCREPYLLRFSPLFAKIVSDVVPVAVTNGGSMFYGTTVRGHKCFDCFFFLMNPRPFYGLKFLEKVVQPHGRQRSEYDVANEVQRSIGQSIGFECTNLTRKDKYRILAGNDGLDPRM; encoded by the exons ATGGAACGTGGTGAAAGCATTGCCTTCGAGCTCGAGGGGGCTCTCCTCGCCTCCGGAAGCCTCTTCCCTTACTTCATGCTCGTCTGCCTGGAGGCCGGCGCCGGCGGACCCCTCCGCGCCGTTGTGCTGCTCCTAGCCGCCCCGCTGCTGCGCCTGCTGGAGCTCGCGGGGCTCGAGGCGGCCGCGGTCAGCGCGATGATCTTCCTCTCCACCGCCGGCCTCCGGGTGGACGACCTCAAGGCCGTCGCCAAGGCCACCCTGCCCAAGTTCTTCATGGAGGACCTCCAGCGCGGCGCTCTCCGCGAGTTCCTCGCTGAAGGCTGCAGCGGCGGCGGCGCCGCCGCCCTGAGGTACGTGGCCACCGCGCTGCCGAGAGCGATGGCGGAGCCGTTCCTGAGGGAGTACCTGGACGCCGACGGCGTGCTCGGCACGGAGCTGAGGACGTGCATGGGGTTCTACACCGGGTTGACATCCGCCGCCGGCGTCATGGACGGCGAAAGGAGGCTGGAGGCACTGCGTGTCGCCACCGCGGGGACGTCGGTGATCACTGTCGGAGCGCGCCGGAAGCACCCGCACCAATCGTCGTTGTCCTTTTATGCG AAACAACCTTGGACTCCACCGGAGGATCCGAAACAACCACGGCCGAGGAGCGAGTATCCCAGGCCGTTGATCTTCCACGATGGCCGGCTCGTTCAGCGTCCCACGCCGTTGGATTTCCTCACCGTCCTCGTATGGCTGCCTTTCGGTATTTTCCTAGCAGTCTTAAGGGTCCTGATAGGTCTCCTCGCGCCTCGCACGCTCACCATCATGGGCCTCGCCGCCACCGGCATGCGCATCGAAATCCAGGGCCATCAGGCCCACTTGGACGCTAACTCAACCATGGTCAAGGGCTCCGGGTCCCACACTCTGTTCGTTTGCAACCACCGAACCCTCCTCGACCCCGTGCTGGTGTCGATCGTCCTCCAACGGAAACTAACGGCCTTGACGTACAGCTTGAGCAGACTGTCGGAGGTGATCTCTCCGATCCCGACCGTTCGGTTGGCACGGGACAGGCTCCAAGACGGCGTGAAGATGCGGTCGCTGGTCGAGCAGGGTGACGTGATCGTGTGCCCGGAAGGCACCACCTGCCGGGAGCCGTACCTGCTGCGGTTCAGCCCGCTGTTCGCGAAGATCGTCAGCGACGTCGTCCCGGTCGCCGTCACCAACGGAGGGAGCATGTTCTACGGCACGACCGTCAGGGGGCACAAGTGCTTcgactgcttcttcttcctcatgaACCCTCGGCCTTTCTACGGGCTGAAATTCTTGGAGAAGGTAGTGCAGCCGCACGGCCGGCAGCGGTCGGAGTACGACGTCGCCAACGAGGTCCAGCGCTCGATCGGCCAGTCCATCGGATTCGAGTGCACCAACTTGACGAGAAAGGACAAGTACAGAATTCTCGCCGGCAACGACGGTTTAGACCCAAGAATGTGA
- the LOC122043867 gene encoding uncharacterized protein LOC122043867, translated as MNQRSRSSRAKPSPSSVDERIHRFLRPGALARLRDSRISTARSASLALLDLALPSFPSPHAPPPAQIDGVRPFFASRTYGPQFLRRKKLAAAKSVYIAPSSPDLADPFLEAFGVDLVAAY; from the coding sequence ATGAATCAGAGATCCCGGAGCTCGAGGGCAAAGCCCTCGCCGTCGTCGGTCGACGAGCGGATCCACCGCTTCCTGCGCCCCGGCGCACTCGCCCGCCTCCGGGACTCGAGGATCAGTACCGCCAGATCCGCCTCACTCGCACTCCTCGACCTCGCACTCCCCTCCTTCCCTTCCCCGCATGCGCCTCCACCTGCTCAGATCGATGGAGTCCGCCCTTTCTTCGCATCCAGGACGTACGGCCCTCAGTTTCTGCGGCGGAAGAAGCTTGCAGCCGCCAAGTCCGTCTACATAGCCCCCTCGAGCCCGGATCTCGCGGATCCCTTCTTGGAAGCTTTTGGCGTAGATCTGGTTGCTGCATATTGA